A section of the Castanea sativa cultivar Marrone di Chiusa Pesio chromosome 12, ASM4071231v1 genome encodes:
- the LOC142621223 gene encoding uncharacterized protein LOC142621223, translated as MTWAMHQLGELRRNRQGKLKRKCYKDDASREDVIQSRPDWADETEFIQLVDYWFHEDTRTLSSTNKRSRGKQKEIARSGPISFAQTADDMAKETGQAVERAVLFAKVYSTKEGHPVTPDVGEKIKQMTEILNRGSSLQGSRHEGILWSKDDTFAQVMGAERSGRVRGVGFRPTPSGRNGSNRSCYTLPPSSIETAHRMTELETSHQTLKDQLAQVEQRHQEQMADLHERHKAELTSAIAQSEAKHQMQMAEVMKTMGDMLRDLRPLISASQLQSQDNTASK; from the exons ATGACTTGGGCAATGCACCAGCTGGGGGAATTGAGGAGGAATCGACAGGGCAAGTTGAAAAGGAAATGTTACAAAGATGATGCGTCGAGAGAAGATGTCATTCAAAGCAGACCAGATTGGGCTGACGAGACGGAGTTTATTCAGCTGGTTGACTATTGGTTTCATGAAGACACGCGG ACATTAAGTAGTACGAACAAAAGAAGTCGTGGTAAACAGAAAGAGATTGCAAGATCAGGGCCTATAAGTTTTGCCCAAACTGCAGACGATATG GCAAAAGAAACTGGGCAGGCAGTGGAGCGTGCCGTGCTTTTTGCGAAAGTATACAGCACCAAAGAAGGGCATCCTGTTACTCCTGATGTGGGGGAGAAGATT AAACAAATGACTGAAATTTTAAATCGTGGGAGCTCACTACAAGGATCACGGCACGAAGGAATCTTATGGTCAAAGGATGATACTTTTGCCCAAGTGATGGGGGCTGAACGCTCTGGACGTGTTCGTGGGGTGGGTTTTAGACCAACTCCATCAGGAAGAAATGGGTCTAACCGTTCATGCTACACACTTCCACCATCGTCCATTGAAACAGCTCATAGAATGACTGAATTGGAAACTTCGCACCAAACTTTGAAGGACCAACTTGCCCAGGTAGAGCAGAGGCATCAGGAGCAAATGGCGGACTTACATGAGCGCCATAAGGCAGAACTGACCTCAGCAATTGCCCAATCAGAAGCAAAGCATCAGATGCAAATGGCAGAGGTGATGAAAACAATGGGCGACATGTTACGTGATTTACGCCCACTTATAAGTGCTTCACAGCTGCAGTCTCAG GATAACACTGCATCTAAATGA